The Anaerolineae bacterium genomic sequence CGCCGGCGTCACCGGGAAGTATCCCTCGGGCGGCTCTGCCTGCAGGTTGACGCCGCCGTGCGCCAGGTACAGGTCCAGGGCGGTGAGCGCCAGCAAAGCCGGCAGAGCGCGGCGCACCCGATGCCATCGGCCGGCCAGCGCCGCATAGCCGTAGCCGGCGAGCACCGCCAGCGCAAAACTGACGATATAGGCCAGCCGCTCCTGATCGCGGAACAGGTTGAACCCCGGCAGGATGCGGTACGCGATGGGAAAGAGGAAACCGTTCCCGCCCAGCGAGAGGAGCAGGGCGGTCAGCGCGGCGGATCCCCAGAAAAGGGCCGGCCCCCGCCGTTTCACCGCCAGGCCGGCGAGCGCCAGCAGTAGGGGAATAAGCCCCACGTACAGCGGCGACCATTCGCCCGGCCTGGCCCGCAGGAGGCCCAACAGATCTGCCCATTGGAACCCGTGGGCGATATCCGCGTAGGTCAGGCCGGCGCGCGGCGACATGCGGTGCATCTCCAGGCCCGGGATCCACTGCGCCGCGCTGATGCCCAGCGCGCCGACCAGCAACAGCAGGGCGCCGGCGGCGATGAAGCGCCAGCCGGCTCGCCGGCCCAGGGCGCGGAAGAGGAAATACGCGCCGGCCAGGTAGGCCATGTACAGCGTGGTCTGAGGATGGCCGGCCAGCAGGCTGATGCCCATCGCCGCGCCGGCGAGGAACAGGCCGGCCAGGGAGCGCCGCTCCACCGCTCCTTCCATCAGCCAGAGGCCCAGGGGCAGCCAGACCGCCGTCTCCAGGATGTTGATCTGCTGCATGGGATAGGAAGTGAGCCATCCGCCCAGGCCGAAGGCCAGGCCGGCGATCAGGCCGGCGCCGGACGAGCGGGTCAGGCGGTGGACGAACAGGTAGGTGAACAGGCCGGCCAGGCCCAGGTGGAACAGCACCTCCAGTTCCAGCGCCAGGAATG encodes the following:
- a CDS encoding YfhO family protein; this encodes MIRSLSARHRHLLAAGLLLALPFIMFWRIWWPVPALRQVITYGDFVEQHYLMRVFVARELSHGRLPLWDPYTFGGQPAVAATLFQVFYPLGLWQVLLPDPLPFLALELEVLFHLGLAGLFTYLFVHRLTRSSGAGLIAGLAFGLGGWLTSYPMQQINILETAVWLPLGLWLMEGAVERRSLAGLFLAGAAMGISLLAGHPQTTLYMAYLAGAYFLFRALGRRAGWRFIAAGALLLLVGALGISAAQWIPGLEMHRMSPRAGLTYADIAHGFQWADLLGLLRARPGEWSPLYVGLIPLLLALAGLAVKRRGPALFWGSAALTALLLSLGGNGFLFPIAYRILPGFNLFRDQERLAYIVSFALAVLAGYGYAALAGRWHRVRRALPALLALTALDLYLAHGGVNLQAEPPEGYFPVTPA